The DNA region ctcaaaGTGCGtgagcttcagtagctgtggcttatgggcttagttgcctggtggcatgtaggattttcctggaccagggatcagacccatgtcctctgcattggcaggcagacacccaaccactggaccatcagggaactcATTTCTCCTATGTATCTAGAATTGGAGTTGCTGGTTCATGGGGATGTTCATCTGTTTGGCTTTAGAGGGTACTGCCACCGTTTCCCAAAGTTGTCGTACCAACGTGTACCTCCACTGGCGGGTTTGAGGGTTCTAGTTATTCTGTATCCacaccaacacttgctattgtctttttcattttagtcttTCTAGTTAGTAAGTACTGTTGGTACTGCAGTGTCATTTTACTTTGcctttccctgatgacatataaGCTTAAgcactttttaatgtttattggcCACTTAGATTTTGTGAAGTGCCTATTCTgttgcccatttttctgttgacTTGTACCTCTCTTATAAACGtgcaggagttctttatatagtctgGATATGAGTTCTGTTGTAGACACATATTACAAAGAACTTCTCCCTCTTTGTGGTTTCCTTCTGTGCTGTTGTACTGAACACTGGATTTTTATGACCAGGTTAATAAGCTGCTCAACTCTACCGGAAAAATGGGGGACTTGAACTGCTTCTGATCAGTGTTGGTGATGGTTCCTCCATTGGTGAAGGTGAATTTGACACTAGTGAGGTGTACCTTATTGGGTCCCTGTCAAGAATCTTACCATCTCCCCAACAGTTGGGAGACtcaccttttccttttttgggtTTCAGGTCGTGGATTCACCGATAAAGTAGATCGATTAAAACTGGCTGAAATTGTGAAGCAAGTGATAGAAGAGCAAACCACTTCCCACGAATCCCAATAATGACAgcttcagactttgtttttttaaaaatttgaaaatttattcattaatgtataatttttatgtaaattaataAATCATAATTTCATTTCCACACTGCTTAAAGATGCTGTATAAATTTAGATACAGGATTTACTAATAGTATATATAGTTCATTTGTTTTAAGAAAAGCTCAGTTCCTAGAGATATATACTATTACTTTAGGATTGTTTAGTCATCTGTTGTAAAGCTGACGGTATTGTCAAGCAAGActgtttttatttgtaataaagcGTACAAAAACCATTTGCCAGTGGTAGGCAAAGGACCAACTATATTGACCTCTCTACTTAGTAAAGAGTTGAATCAAGTACTGTGGAATCTGGTTTCAGTTGCCCTGTGTATTTCCTCTCTGCACTGTTGATGGATTAGCTCTGGTGCCAAGAATTTTTTCTGGATCCGTGTTGCAGACTGCCTGATGGAGCTCAGAGGGCACTGACTCCTGTGATGGAAGAGGCAGGGAGCTGAGTCCTCATTTCTCTGGTCCCTAACTCCCTAGGGAAAAGTGGTCCCATTTCTTTATTGTCACATTTGCTCAAAGGTATTGGTGTATTTCTTTAATAGGATTCTCTATTgagtttattcttttaatgtttaaCCAGATCTTCAGCCCTGCCACTCCCTTCGAGGTCCTGCCTTGTCCTCCCCATTTCCTGAAGCCCTCACCAGCTCCATTGCTTCTTACTTCCTTTTCCTGTTCTTCTGACTCCTTTTATGGAATGATTTTTCTGAGAAAGTTACATATCATAAAAACTGGACTaatggatattcattggaaggactgatgctgaagctgaagccctaatactttggccacctgatgcgaagagcggactcactggaagagaccctgatactgggaaagattgaggcaaaaggagaagaaggtggcaaaggatgagatgcttggatagcatcaccggctcaatggacatgaacttgggtaaactctgagggatagtgagggacaaggaggtctagtgtgctgcagtccatgggggtcacaaagagttggacatgacttagtgactgaacaacaataatcggGTTAGCATCTAAGATGGTCCAGGTTTTTTGTCTTAAAGCTACCTTTTTTTCTCTAACGTTTCTGCCTGGGTTTCATGTTGGCATCCCCTGGACTGCATGTATTTTATTTAGCACTCTTCATTTTCAGGAAGCACGGTTCTGGCCAAGAGATCAGATACTTGAATAGAAACAGGGCTCAGTGCTTTTCTACTCTGCTGTTGTGCAATGGGCTTCCATAACAAAccgtttttatttatttatgttagtaGTTCTTGGTTGTTGGTTCGGTGTTGGTAAACGGGAGAGCTAATAGGCAAACTCCaattcacagagaaggaaaggctCGGTAGGCTCAGTTACTGTTTCATCCCATCACGTTATCTTCAATCAAAATCAACCCCACAGAGCTCACTTTCTAACTCTTCCGCTTTGCTAAGTATGTCTTCAGGATGACATTTGGTTAGTATACCCCGTATGTGTGTGAATGAGTGTAGTAATACATGATAAAACAATGTATCTCTTAGTAATTACCGTATACATTGGTTCCCTCATACTTTGGAGAATTTTTAATTCAAGGCGTTTTTTGAGTTAAGACTCACTAATCTCAGGTGACTGATAACTTATAAATGGATACCCTGTAAGGAGAATTCAATACTTTTAAACATGGCAAAATCTAACAGgcagcagagaaaaacaaaccagaaaacttAGCTGAGAGTTGAATTAAAAGTTGAATTATTCTGTTTTTCAGTGAAATGCAGTCTTATAAATCACTTTTTGCAATCAGGAAAAACTGCGCTTGTTTCTGGAACAACTGAATCCCTgttatgtttcttattttattgcaGAGGTTCAGTATTtgcgggcttctcttgtggctcagcttgtaaagaatctgtctgcaatgtgggagacctaggttcgatccctgggttgggaagaacctctggagaagggaaaggctacccccactccagtattctggcctggagaattccatggactgtatagtccatggggttgcaaagagttggacagaactaagtgactttcactttcacttcagtatATTCCCTGGGGCGAGGAAGGCAGTAACTAACTTTgttactcttctttttcttcagagGAACCTTCTAGTAGAGGAACTAGTCTACTATTAACTCAAATTTGTTATTTGGGTGTCTTCTAAAGGCTCAGGATGATTTCTCTATGTGGTGAATTTTAGGTATGATCTAAAAGGGCATCCAAAAGATGCTTCCTTTTACTCTGAGCAGAGGTTGCTCATGTTTCTTTACGCTGAATTAAACTGGCCCCCCAAATGAGTAGAGTGTCCAGACAGGTTCATGCTCAAAGTTTTAGAATAccctgaaagtgaagtggctcagtcgtgtccaactttttgcaactccatggactgtagcctaccaggctcctccgttggtccatgggattttctaggcaagagtactggagtcgattgccatttccttctccagggggatgttcccaacccagggattgaacccaggtctcccgcattgtaggcagacgcttttaccgtctgagccaccagagaagttcatAGAATACTTTGGAGGGTGTTTAAAAGTGGGTCCTACCTGACACAGAGCTCCATGACAAAACCGGAGCTTCCAAGACTCAGCACTGTTTGGTCTTTAAAGTGGGGTTTTGTTTATGGAGTTTGTCTGTAGGCCAGTAGCAAATTCTGCTTTAACTTTACCAGTCAGGTTTGCTAATAAAGCAAAATTAACATGTACTGGAAGTGAAACAAAATCATCCTTGTCTCTTCTGACCTGTCCCTCTAATGCCTGTATCTGCAGAAAGTTAACATTCTAAGAACAGTTCTCATAGGCAGGAAGTTTAGAGTCTTCAGTTTTCCTACGTGATTTGCCAACCCTCTGCTTACTATATAACCATTACTTGTCTCTCAAATACCTTTAGATTTTACCACAATTATTTATTTGATGCGGAacaacatttgtatttttctggctAATGTATTTTATAAGCTAGGAAACACTTGTCAGAAGTTAATTGTCTGAAACATGCAGATAGGaggaaatgctttttaaaaaagacttttgtttttgtattcatttgaGATAGAATAAGTTGAAGAAATTATTGGTTGAAGTCAAATGATTTAAATCAGATCCTGTGTGTGAATACTTGCGTACATGTGTGTTGACAAAAATGTGTTTCAATTTGAGAATTGCAAAACtggatatttaattttaattatatttttatttatttaaaaagtagaagtgGTCTTTcattattgatttgattcttttgtcCCACAAAATGATTTTATCAAATTTGTCCTGTCTGGTTAAGAACAGGGGAACATCTAAAATCTGTGATAGTTTCCAAGTTACATAATTTTAAGAGGCTTTTCTCTTATATAAAATACAAGGAGAAGGGAAATACACCTAGAAATCATTTCACCATTTTTGCTGTAAATTTTTAATGGGTGATATGATGGTATTAATTTCCTTGCTAGATGTGGATAAATTTCCTTGTCTGTGTTAGGAATTAAACATTAACTGGAAAGGGTTAATGAGTTGATGTGCTCATGCTTATATCTGAAATCttgtgtatgattcttttttGAATTATATAGTGCATCTCTCAATTTTTGTGCAGTACTTACACTCCTAACCCTTATTTTGAAGGTTTTATACTGTAAATATTTgacttaatataaaattattttaatgcaaGATAAAAGATGTAGAGTCTTACTTTAGTTGATATTAGGATGCAAAAAAGAATAACTGGGCAAGGGACATGGATAAagcttttcttccccttttttccttttaaatctatACTACTAAATATAACATCAACATCAAAATCAAATTGAAAGACTTTCATAGACATGGTTCAGTTTTAGTTACAAAAGCAAAGAggtctttaaaaattcttatacagtggatttttattttcttgatgaaatGGTAACTACATAACCTGGTTATTCAGAGTTTAGTTTTACTCCAGAGTTTGTTTTTATGTTGGGAGAAATTGAACTTTGATCCTAGTCACTTGTTAGTCTCCATAGGGAAACTGAACTTTCATTTAACAGTTAGTATGTCTATACATTCAGAATACTTCTTATTGGAGGAAAATTATGTTTATATGCAGATATAAAATGTCTAAACTCATCTGTCATGAACAAAAGTGAATGAGGGAGGATTTCTGCACCCATGTAGAAGTTTAAACAAAAAACCAGACCCTGAAAAAGAAGGACTGGACTGAGAAACAATACCTTCAGTACTACAGATACCAGGAAAAGAGGCAGTGGGCAACAAAGAACATCATCCTACTCTGGGATCCCCAAAGaatccccatcccctcccccctgGCCTCCTGCCAGAATGTTGGGTTTCAAAGAATGAGCAGATTAACGGATATCAGGAGTAGTGTGGACTGGGCTGAGGACAAGGATAATTTGCCTGAGTAAAAGTACTGACTTGAAATCATTAGAGGCCGTCTACTTGGGTAGAGGAAACAGCCACGGAGCATTAAAACTGTTGCTGTTGGAAGGAGGTCATATAGTAAGGAAACCACTGAAGaccaagagagaaaaacaacacaaacacAGCCCCAAGGTCTGTATGACTCAAGAGTCGGGCAGCACCCACCCATAAGGGAGCCAGCATAGATCTGGGGCTAATAGCTGGATTTCCCAGGCTCAGCATGCCAGGgagagcagctgctgctgctggacaCAAGCCCTGCATCATCAACGGACTCACCAGGGCCACGTCAGTGGCAGCGTCTGTGAGAGACTCTGCCTCTATACTGCCTTCTCTACCGAAAAGGCAGGTGGCTATGTCTGAGGCTATCCGAGTGCTTCACACTTGGGCTCCTCAGATGAAGGGCTTGAGGCGGGCCCTGGTGCCAGGACTTGCACGTGCCAGGTTGGGGATCCTGTTGTTCTTGGTACTGATTTCTCTGCCAAGCCTGTACTGTGACCTGGGCTCACTATATCACTCTTCCTATGAAATAGTCATTCCCAAGAGGCTGACAGTGGAAGCAAGGGAAGACCAAGCGGAAAAGCTCTCCTATATGCTATTTATGCAGGGCCAGAGGCAGCTGATTCACCTGACGGTGAAGAGAGACTACTTTGTGGATAACTTCCCGGTTTTCAGCTACCACAATGGCATCCTGGGGCGAGAGATGCCTCTCATCTCGCAGGACTGTCACTACGAAGGCTACATAGAAGGAGTCCCAGGTTCTTTTGTTTCTGTCAACACCTGTTCAGGCCTCAGGGGCCTCCTGATTAAGGAGGAAAAATCCTATGGCGTTGAGCCCGTGCACTCTTCCAAACGGTTTGAGCACGTGTTGTACGCCATGGGCCACGAAGCTCAAGTCTCCTGTAGCGTCACGTCCAAGGACAGCCAAGTGGCGTCCACCAGCCAGCAACCACAGAGCGCCAGGCCTCACAGCTTGCAGGTGCCATCCGACTTGTGGTCACGTACCAAGTACGTGGAGATGTTTGTCGTGGTCAACAACCAGCGGTTCCAAATGTGGGGCGGTGACGTCAATCAGACAGTCCAGAGAGTAATGGACATCATAGCTCTGGCCAACAGCTTCACAAGGGGAATAAACACAGAGGTGGTGCTGGCTGGAATGGAGATTTGGACTGAGGGGGACCTCACAGAGGTCCCCGTGGACCTGCAAGTTGCACTCAGGAATTTCAACAGCTGGAGACAAGAGAAGCTCTTCCATCGTGTGAAGCATGATGTTGCCCACATGATCGTGGGACAGCATCCTCAAGAGGGTATGGGGCAGGCATTTCTCGGTGGTGCCTGCTCAAGTGATTTTGCAGCAGCCGTGGAATCCTTCCACCACGAGGATGTCCTCCTGTTTGCAGCACTCATGGTCCACGAGCTTGGACACAACTTGGGTATTCGGCACGACCATTCGGCCTGCATTTGTAAAGATAGGCCCTTCTGCCTCATGCGTGAAAACATCACTAAAGAAAGTGGCTTCAGCAACTGCAGCTCTGACTCCTTCCACCAGTTCCTCTGGGAACACAAGGGGGCCTGCCTGTTTAACAAGCCTGGGCACAAAGCCCGCTTACGGAGGGATTCGAACTGTGGCGATGGCATTGTAGAAGGAGATGAGCAGTGTGACTGTGGTTCTAAGTGTGAAACGCACCCATGCTGTGACACCAGATGTAGGCTGAGAGAGCAGGCAGAGTGTAGTGATGGACTCTGCTGTGATAAATGTCGCCTGAGACACAAGGGATTCATGTGCCGTGCTGCTTTGGGAGAGTGTGACCTCCCAGAGTATTGTAATGGTTCCTCGGGAGAATGTCCCAGAGACAGCTATAAGCTTGATGGTACAATGTGTGATAGAATTCACTACTGTGCTGGAGGTCGGTGTAAGAACCCTGACAATCAATGCATGGATATATATGGGTCCCCTGCAAGGTCTGCCCCAGAAAACTGTTACGTTTCAATGAACACAAGAGGGGACCGGTTTGGAAACTGTGGTGCCACCAGCTCACCGAGGTTAACATATCTGAAGTGTGCAGATGATAACATATTTTGTGGGAAACTCGTATGTACAAATGTTAGACAGATACCACAACTCAAACCCAATCATACACTGATCCAGGTCGCTCACAGAGATGACTGGTGCTGGAGCATGGATGCCTACGACACTGCTGATATCCCTGATGATGGAGATGCGCATACTGGCACTCTCTGCGCCCCACACAAAGTCTGCATGAATCACTTGTGTACTGATTACACCTCACTTGGTTACAACTGTGAAACAACAGAATTGTGTAACGGGAAAGGAGTTTGCAACAATTTTAGGCATTGCCATTGTGAGGATGGCTATGCGCCCCCTGACTGCAAAGATCCAGGAGAAGGTGGTAGTGTAGACAGTGGTCCTGCTAGTGTATCAATTCGACTTTctagtgaaggtgaaagtgaaactccTATGACACGTTCGACTGAGGGTGACTATCCTGGCAACATTATTTACATAGTCCCTGCGATACTTTTGGTGTTTTTgctaattatattattatttattagccTCAAGGCTGGAATTGAGTCAGTAGAGACCCCAGAGCAGGCCtcagaggaggggacagaggagagcAGTAGTGAGGGATTCATAGCAGAACTCCTCCCAGTGGGGCTACTAGAGGAGTCAGAGGAGGGCCCCCCACCAGAGGAAGGCCCCCAACCAGAGGGAGGCCCCCCACCAGAGGGAGGCCCCCCACCAGAGGGAGGCCCCCCACCAGAGGAAGGCCCCCCACCAGAGGCACCCCCTCCCCCTCCGGAGGGCCCGCCGCCGGAGGCCCCCCCACCAGCAGGACCCCCGCCGGAGGCCCCCCCGCCGGCGGCACCCCCGCCGGAGGCCCCCCCGCCGGCGGCACCCCCGCCGGAGGCCCCCCCGCCCGCGGCACCCCCGCCGGAGGCCCCCCAGCCGGCGGAACCCCCGCCGGAGGCCCCCCCGCCGGCGGCACCCCCACCAGAGGCCCCATCCCCAGAACAGCCAGCAGCATAAGAGGCAGCAGGTGAAGGACAAGCATAACCAAAGGCAGAAGTATACTGGAGGAAGAATTCAAACATCTCAGCTATCTTCAAGCACTAGGTGGGAATAAGGCACTCACAGAAGCAAAGGTGAAGTGAGAACTGATGGACCCTGTAACTCTGACAGGGACAGTCTACAGAAGCACACCAACATAGGAACAGGACGACAATGCTTTCagtatttgttttattaatttgattatatattcatatgtgaACTCGTATGTAAAATATTCTacacttttgctttctttccatttcatgaAACAATTTTATGTAAGTTCTTCTCATGAATCATACTTATCAATGTCATCTTTTAGTTGGGCCAATTTCTGATCTGAAATTACTTTTCAGGGCATACTA from Cervus canadensis isolate Bull #8, Minnesota chromosome 1, ASM1932006v1, whole genome shotgun sequence includes:
- the MAPKAPK5 gene encoding MAP kinase-activated protein kinase 5 isoform X1; this translates as MPGRAAAAAGHKPCIINGLTRATSVAASVRDSASILPSLPKRQVAMSEAIRVLHTWAPQMKGLRRALVPGLARARLGILLFLVLISLPSLYCDLGSLYHSSYEIVIPKRLTVEAREDQAEKLSYMLFMQGQRQLIHLTVKRDYFVDNFPVFSYHNGILGREMPLISQDCHYEGYIEGVPGSFVSVNTCSGLRGLLIKEEKSYGVEPVHSSKRFEHVLYAMGHEAQVSCSVTSKDSQVASTSQQPQSARPHSLQVPSDLWSRTKYVEMFVVVNNQRFQMWGGDVNQTVQRVMDIIALANSFTRGINTEVVLAGMEIWTEGDLTEVPVDLQVALRNFNSWRQEKLFHRVKHDVAHMIVGQHPQEGMGQAFLGGACSSDFAAAVESFHHEDVLLFAALMVHELGHNLGIRHDHSACICKDRPFCLMRENITKESGFSNCSSDSFHQFLWEHKGACLFNKPGHKARLRRDSNCGDGIVEGDEQCDCGSKCETHPCCDTRCRLREQAECSDGLCCDKCRLRHKGFMCRAALGECDLPEYCNGSSGECPRDSYKLDGTMCDRIHYCAGGRCKNPDNQCMDIYGSPARSAPENCYVSMNTRGDRFGNCGATSSPRLTYLKCADDNIFCGKLVCTNVRQIPQLKPNHTLIQVAHRDDWCWSMDAYDTADIPDDGDAHTGTLCAPHKVCMNHLCTDYTSLGYNCETTELCNGKGVCNNFRHCHCEDGYAPPDCKDPGEGGSVDSGPASVSIRLSSEGESETPMTRSTEGDYPGNIIYIVPAILLVFLLIILLFISLKAGIESVETPEQASEEGTEESSSEGFIAELLPVGLLEESEEGPPPEEGPQPEGGPPPEGGPPPEGGPPPEEGPPPEAPPPPPEGPPPEAPPPAGPPPEAPPPAAPPPEAPPPAAPPPEAPPPAAPPPEAPQPAEPPPEAPPPAAPPPEAPSPEQPAA